In the Ctenopharyngodon idella isolate HZGC_01 chromosome 21, HZGC01, whole genome shotgun sequence genome, ttatatttacctcagaaagccattcaatgtccattaactcgttagtcagctaaaaaaatgaactctagagaggagcattttggtaaatatatgcactatattgcatatttattgctgttcttcaatatttaatgtaggcctttgtttaaataaatctgtcatgtttTTATGCCAGACATCATTTAAGTGTTTATATcctattttgaaaaatgagaAGAAACATAATTGTCAATAAAAagttatgttattattataaaagcTTCCTTCTGTGTAATTTAGACACAAGTAGcctatataaaacagttattttaacctttatattatagcaatgtaaactggggttccctgtatagtttacagcattagttgagagagatttttttttttttccctctccctTGAGCATATCTTCCATGTACTATACCTGATACCTCAATTAATCGATAATGATTTGAATCGAAATTGGAAttgaattgcaagcttgtgaatcaaatcataaaaaatttgtgtcaatacccagccctattatCCATAAACTTTGTTGTGATGTGGCAGGCTAATTCATTTGTCAAACATGTAGGCAGTTAGACACTGACGTAAATGTTTCTAGAAGACCCTTAAGTCATGCAATAACACTGAAATCTTTAATAATGTCCACACTACAGGAAAGAATCAAATTGCACTGTTCACTTTTTGTAAAATGATTTTGcatattatgacaaaaaaatgccAAACAAGGTAAGTGCTGTTGCCTAAAGATGCTATATGTTTCTGTCCCAGGATGTTCCTCTCTCAGTCTAAAGGGGAGGCCTCGTAAAAGAAAGGGCATGGATGGTAAAGGATCCGATCAGCAAAACCATAACCATTTATCAGAGTCATGGATGGAAAGAATGAAGGTATGCTGTGGAGTTTGCAACTCAATTTGATGTAAAGACATGTATATGAATACGAATCTGATTGCTAAACAGGatgttttaaaattttgaacaaattgtgAAGAATACTGTGATGTCACTGAGTGCTTCCTGTTTTGTTTTAACTTTGATGTCTTGACTTCCTTTCACACCATTTGTGTTATCTTCTGCATGGCACTGTTTGccaatttttattataattttagttaaaaaaaaaaaacttaacttggctaaacatttatattatattctatGAAAGAGTTAAAAGCCACTACATTACTACACAAACAAGATCAGAGATGAATCCTAAAATTACAACAATTGATTTGAAGCAAATATGGAAAtggggaaaaacaaaacaaaaaacatacaagGCTGAGTGGTTTTAGTATGGcagatatttttatgtaatcaaatctgtgttttaaaatatgtaaatacaagCACATGCCATTAAAATTACCATACTTGAGAACACCACAGCTGTTTTCCATGCTCTAGCTACAATATCCAATATTAACCATTGTAAGGCAAGTAGCTAGCAGGGTTGTgagggttactttaaaaatgtatcccgttacagttacaaattatttcaaaagtattataaaagtaTTCAATAATGTAATCCATGCTCCACAATATGTAGTGCTTGGATGCACAGTGCTCAGTAttgtaatctgactacttttgaaTTCCTTCTTATCAAAATAATTTCTGTTAAGCTTGTGTATATTATTAGAAAGCTTTTAAGTTAAGCAATAATGTAGTtttcttcctttgtgttttatataatgaccactagAATGTGCTCTAGGCATGTTTTCCTTGATTGGTTTTGCCTGAAGAGATATACATTGTTGTtaaaaacgaaagtaaaagagGGATGCACATTCATTGCATTTTACCGTGAAATGAGATTTCtgtgtctttattaaaatcaacatgtTAATGATTTATCTCTCATCCACCTGCAACCTACTCGCAATTAtttggaatgttattttttttattttttttattacttggccCGTCCGACCCGCAAATTTTCTGCAGTCATAAATGTTTTGAACAGGATTTTATCTTTCACAACCCgaaaggtgtggtcacatttaccagTTTTGGTGGAATTTTCGATCCATGCAATCTTGAATTTCGTGTGAGAGTGAAACATTTCCCCATGCAGAGGTTCAAGTTTTATGTTTCAGTCTTTTACTATTTATCAGTTACTAAAGGAAAGATCTTCTCCTAATGTGTTGTAACGTTTTTCCTGTAGGAGAATGTGATGGGCAGTGTGGAGATGCATTGGGATGGGAACTGGCTCCCACATCCAGAAGAGCAGCTCTTCCTCGATCAGCTATATATCTTTATGGAGCGGAGGGGTTCCCCTATAAGCAAAGTTCCCAACCTGGGGTTCAAAAAGAGTATGTATGCATGACTGCCTTTACATTTGGAAATTGAGCAGTGAAACTGAGCAAAAGTCACGTACTAGAATAAtttctatatagttttttttttttttttttctaccttAACCAAGCTGTTTTTCTATTTGTTCACAGTTGACCTCTTCCTCATGTATTCAGTTGTAAAAAGGCTGGGGGGATATGAGAGGGTAAGTTTGTCATGTCGTTTCATTACTTGGTCCTGCTGAGTAAGCTGTAATCCATCATAATGGAATGAAAGCATTAGCGGTGAGCTCAGTAGTGTGAGTCAGAACCATTGTCCTCCCCATCGCCTGCAGGTGACATCGCACCGTTTGTGGAAGACCGTGTACAATGAGTTGGGTGGAAGCCCAGGCAGCACCAGCGCTGCCACCTGCACAAGGAGGCATTATGAAAGGTGAGCGTGAAGCTCTGATTACAGCAGCAATTAATTCCCGCTGCTTCAGAGGGCTTTGCTCAACTAACTGAATGCCCATTTTCTCTGTCGATCAAATTCTAGGCTGATGCTCCCTTATGAACTGTATGTAAGGGGAGAAAACCCAGAGCTTAGCAAGCCCAGAGCTACATCTGTCTTTCCCACCACCATCAAAAAGACTGTACGGGGCAGAGGGGTGTCAAACAGTCCAAAAAAGAATGCAGTTACAAACCAGGTGATGGTTTTATTTTCTATAGCACAAGAAAAGTGAAATGCTGACCCTTTTTTGTTCTGTATATGCaagaataagttgggctaaacATAATGTTTAGTCCATATTACATCTGATTATGGTTGGTTAGGAGCCATAAAGCCATACACGAAGACTGACATGTAAAGAGACAAATAATAGTTTGCTTTGTTCATACATGCCGTTTATATACTTTATGCCACACTACTGTAGAAAAAAAGaagttaaagtgcccctattatgctattttaaacgTTCTTAGTTTTTTTTAGGAGGTCTACtataacaggtttacatgcatcaaaggtcaaaaaaggCTTTCATTTCTCATAATATATGTTGCGCATCACCACAGttttcaatgattctcaaaTGACTCGTCCGAtgcttcagtctctctaaatccctcaTTTCcgtgagcctactctgctctgattggtcagatggcccagtctgttgtgattagtCTACCGCTTAGAGCTCGTGTGGAACCGAAACGCCCtttaccataactgattcagctccggaggcttctGGAGCTCAGtgattgtacacactgtaaagacgCTAACGGCatcgattttaccatatcaatctgACCGCGAGTCCGATGATGGAACattggaagaactagttattTAACCCGAGCCTCCATCGCAAGATAATATACGTTTGACGTATATTATGAGATGTTGCAACTAATTCCTCTACATCAGCATTAACTAGTATATAACCATCAACAAACTGATGTGtatttttctaatttattgcagtgcacatgtgggaactgtatcaatATTAGTGCTAACGTTAGCCGAGCACTAACatgaatgactgatgtaacattaaagtttgtaaaacaaatcttgctccatTCTTTATCATTACTCAGAGTAGTAAGAACAacagacaatctgcattaatggacacaATTTTAGGTAATAGTGATCCACAGCTGATTTGCAGAAGTATTTCAGTAAGACGTGAGGTAGACGGTTAGCCGGAGACATGgcacaatataaaacacaaaacaacgtATTTTGAACACCCAGTAGAAAATGtatacatcaataattaatcatacttacaggctGTGTGAagcaagttggtccaaataaagtTAGTACGGTCCCATCTTTAATGAATATGCGTTTTGTAAATCCCATTTAGACCTCATGGAGATTTAAGAAGCAATcgtcaaagtagacattgttcgcGGGCAGCAAATGAAGATCATAGGCAGGCGTTAGGCAAATGTGTTACCCAGTGACGTGTAGCCATCATGGAAGTGGGATTCGAATTCCGAACGATTCGTTTAAGCGGTTCAGAGTTGATTCAtgcttttgagagacaataactttatttatcatgcactttcggcttcacaactttgcagatcgtttacattcacagacagctacaTGACTcattgcatgaaaggtaatattcaaaaaagcataataggggcactttaagtaaTTGTGCAGCAGTCTCAAACAAAGCTCCAAAATGTTTGGGCTCACAAGTTTTGGTAAATCGAGTGGTTTCTTCattctcaaaaacactcaaTCCCGGTACTTTGTAAACTATACTTTGTTTCCAGACAGACTAACAGCCTAACTAAGATTACCTTTCTTTGCCCTGCTACTTTTTTAGGCCTCACCACCAGATGGTGGTGGTGTTGGTGTTGTACGTAAAAGAGGAAGACCACCTGGAAAACGCAATGCTAAAGTTCTGGCCAGAGGCAGAGTTGGAAGACCACCCTTGCATCCCAAACCTCCCTCAGAGAAACCAGCAAGACCCCATCaggaaattgtccagccattgACTATTTTTCAAGAACTGAAGCTCACCAACCATCCTCATGGCCAAGGTCTGTCCCTTGTATCCGCTACTCCGGTGCCCCACCAACCCGCACTGGGACGAGATGTGAAGACGGAGACTGTAGAACCTCAAGCTCCCTCTTTTCTGTCGGTTCCTTGCAAGTTGCTGGCAGGTGGTTCCCTGGAAGGATTCAGTCCCACTAAAGGACTGTGTCCTTTGGACCTCTTTAGAGCCCGTCTGGGCCTCAATGGAGTGAGTACTCATGAGGTAACTCCTCAAGATTCTTCTACACCCCACCAGACAATTACGGTCCATCAGCCCAAAGTCAGTACACCCGAGACCCCTGAGAGTCTCCAGCACCAGTGTTCAGGGTGTAGTTTGGATGCCTCATCCCAAAACGGAGGACCCGCCGTGACCAGAGCTCCCCTGCCTCCTCTTAGGATCCTTCCGCTTGACATTGGCTGTAGTCTGCAGTTGCGTCAACTGATGCGCACCCGTCTTGGCTCGACACACATGAACACCTTCACCAAGAGACTTTCTGAAGTTCTGGCTCAGGATCTCAGCAAGACCTCCCAACCCAACGGGAGTGTTCCTCAAGAGCAATCCCTTCCACTGAACCTGAGCAAGAGAGCCATTACCAAGAGGTCTGCTGGGGACATGGAGCTCACAGAACTGCAGGGTCGGGATGTCCAGTCTATGACCAAGAGACCAAAGGTGGAAACTGAGGATCTCGAAGCATCTCTAAAGTGGAATGGCATGCCCTTTCTGGTGCCTTTGAATCAAGATGAGCCAGCTGATCTTAGCTCTCCTAGCAGGGCCAGAGCTTTAGTTCAGGACAGGACCAATGTGGCTTTGACTTTTCCCGAAGCCACTTGTTTCTCTTTCGTGCCCAAATTGGATGCCTCCCTTGAAAAGCCCTACAGTATTGGTGCTTCCCCAGACACTCTACCTTGTATTTATCACATGAAACAAGGGGAAGACAAGATCAGCGCAAACACCTTGACAGTTAAGAAAGAACCAGAGAGCGCATCTCTGGATCCAAATCTAGAACCTCAATCAAACAGTGACCTCTACTCGCAGTGTGTACCTACTGATGATATCAAAGAGTCGGATGCAGTTTCCTCTCTCAAAGTACTCTCTAGTTCCCTCCTTTCGAAGCCATCTAGCTGTTAGCATGCAGGCATTGGAGTGTTACTAACtcttgcatactttatcactccTTTCTGCTCTGCCTTTCCCGCAAACACGTTTGTGTTGTGTATGATCAAAGAGACAGTTCTGCAGATGCATTGCTATCTGCTAAGTACCTGCTTTTAAAACACTACTAAACTTTGAACTGATGCAGGTGGCCATGGTTTTACCAAAGATAAGGTGCCTTGAACTTGATTATTCTatattttagtactttttaaGTTGAAACATATGCTGTAGATAGTGGATCATCAAGTGGCCAGCCAATAAAGGACATTTAATATGACTCATGGAGCATTtgatttctttgaaaaaaaaaaaaaaataaataataaaaataataataataataataataataataataatacagatatttaagaaaaacatgGACACAGAATCTGGGTCTAGTTACTGTTGGATTCAGATATCAAAATCATTGTGACATCATTTCAGAAGATTTGGTCAGCTACTGTACTTTTTCCTTCAgcataaatgctttgtttataaatggtaatttgtttttattttatgataaaaCAGTGTCATTTTGTGGGTGTAGGTTATACTCTCAGTTATTATTTATGTTTCACTCATTTATCTAGGTTCTTCTTTACTGTTCTTAAGCAGTGTGATTTTTCTCCtctttgtgtgtattttgttgAACCTTGCTATTTAAGAAATGGGCACCATATGACCTCTGTGCTGGATCTTATCTTATTTTCCCTAACTACTCGTTTTAGaacaatgtactgtattatGCAAATGGTATGCATATTTTGGGTCTCAATGCAAATTTcctcttgtttttcttttatcattttaaaagtgcTTTTTATTAACATATAGTCATATATTGTAGTTAATTACTATGTGTGTTCCTGATAAACCATCAGATGGTTTACCATAGACATCAATTACATGTTTACAGAGAAACTGATGTAGAACCGCCTGTTGTGAGAAAATGGGTAACTTAATTTGCTTTTCACTCCTCCTTTTAGTCCGACCTCTCGATGCAATGTATTTCACAGGTTTACAGAtgacaaattatatttaataattttcacTTGGTTTATAATGAATAGTGATTAATTACTTGtgtaaaacacatttgtatGATCATTCTTTATTATTCTGTTGgttgtatttttctttcatttaatttctgtaCTTGAAAGGCAGCCAAACAGAACGCTAATCCCTATTTAATGTTCTATAAACTGTTGTAATGCCACCaggttacaaaaaatattttttttcttattttgcatGCTATGCTAATGGAACATGGACTCTGTGACACTTTGTCACTGCAGACATGTttaaacactgaatatttataataaaaaaattatgtacttGCATGCTGTTATATTTTACTGAAATTAATTGGAAGCTTCTTACACTTTAAAGAGATCaccatttattttacagtagtattatgtactgtaaaataaattattgtgatctTTAAAGTGGCAGAAGCTTTGTTGTTtcatttattgaatttttatttttatttttatttttattttctatgacAGTGGGGGCTGAATAGACTTTCAGGGTCTGAGTCGTGCCATATTTAATTGTTGACAGGAATGAAAGAGGGTTTGAGGGATAGAAGTATAGTGTGTTCAGTGAATTGTACAGTTGTTTAACAACATTGATTGTTCAGCTAATGAAATATCTTTCCAAAAAAACTCCAAATAGAGTTGTGAGCTTTGAAAGTTGCATGTGATCCTTTTATACAGCacattgtaaagaaagactgtaaatctatc is a window encoding:
- the zgc:77151 gene encoding AT-rich interactive domain-containing protein 5B isoform X1, which gives rise to MEQSTIQWLGAPSCLRGSFAFYKSVGCKQESGGPTQVWKLGEFYFMRCGPQEPVCIAEVTLLWEDQTQRRLLASSRLYFLPEDTPKGRAVEHGEDEVLAVSKKIVVRVEDLVKWTCQEPPQWKRSSQNIHGPLMSDGSQDASYPQEGKTESEDESLGVQQKVKILSYPQYCRFRSLQRRVPDQASCPGLQDPHLLALGGIKVALQNTRVLYCRDTFNHPTLDSNASILTQLGCSSLSLKGRPRKRKGMDGKGSDQQNHNHLSESWMERMKENVMGSVEMHWDGNWLPHPEEQLFLDQLYIFMERRGSPISKVPNLGFKKIDLFLMYSVVKRLGGYERVTSHRLWKTVYNELGGSPGSTSAATCTRRHYERLMLPYELYVRGENPELSKPRATSVFPTTIKKTVRGRGVSNSPKKNAVTNQASPPDGGGVGVVRKRGRPPGKRNAKVLARGRVGRPPLHPKPPSEKPARPHQEIVQPLTIFQELKLTNHPHGQGLSLVSATPVPHQPALGRDVKTETVEPQAPSFLSVPCKLLAGGSLEGFSPTKGLCPLDLFRARLGLNGVSTHEVTPQDSSTPHQTITVHQPKVSTPETPESLQHQCSGCSLDASSQNGGPAVTRAPLPPLRILPLDIGCSLQLRQLMRTRLGSTHMNTFTKRLSEVLAQDLSKTSQPNGSVPQEQSLPLNLSKRAITKRSAGDMELTELQGRDVQSMTKRPKVETEDLEASLKWNGMPFLVPLNQDEPADLSSPSRARALVQDRTNVALTFPEATCFSFVPKLDASLEKPYSIGASPDTLPCIYHMKQGEDKISANTLTVKKEPESASLDPNLEPQSNSDLYSQCVPTDDIKESDAVSSLKVLSSSLLSKPSSC
- the zgc:77151 gene encoding uncharacterized protein zgc:77151 isoform X2, with protein sequence MFLVHFWALKKEMILLAMQASLSHRILSKIYLNLCSKDERSSSGVERHEDESLGVQQKVKILSYPQYCRFRSLQRRVPDQASCPGLQDPHLLALGGIKVALQNTRVLYCRDTFNHPTLDSNASILTQLGCSSLSLKGRPRKRKGMDGKGSDQQNHNHLSESWMERMKENVMGSVEMHWDGNWLPHPEEQLFLDQLYIFMERRGSPISKVPNLGFKKIDLFLMYSVVKRLGGYERVTSHRLWKTVYNELGGSPGSTSAATCTRRHYERLMLPYELYVRGENPELSKPRATSVFPTTIKKTVRGRGVSNSPKKNAVTNQASPPDGGGVGVVRKRGRPPGKRNAKVLARGRVGRPPLHPKPPSEKPARPHQEIVQPLTIFQELKLTNHPHGQGLSLVSATPVPHQPALGRDVKTETVEPQAPSFLSVPCKLLAGGSLEGFSPTKGLCPLDLFRARLGLNGVSTHEVTPQDSSTPHQTITVHQPKVSTPETPESLQHQCSGCSLDASSQNGGPAVTRAPLPPLRILPLDIGCSLQLRQLMRTRLGSTHMNTFTKRLSEVLAQDLSKTSQPNGSVPQEQSLPLNLSKRAITKRSAGDMELTELQGRDVQSMTKRPKVETEDLEASLKWNGMPFLVPLNQDEPADLSSPSRARALVQDRTNVALTFPEATCFSFVPKLDASLEKPYSIGASPDTLPCIYHMKQGEDKISANTLTVKKEPESASLDPNLEPQSNSDLYSQCVPTDDIKESDAVSSLKVLSSSLLSKPSSC